In Camelina sativa cultivar DH55 chromosome 13, Cs, whole genome shotgun sequence, the genomic window CTATAGTGATTCTGGGCGGCGCTGAGTTGTGATCCGTCCACTGCTGTAAGCGGGAAGTAATCGCTGCTCTGTGAAGCCAGCCTCACGCATTGCCCTCCAACTTTAGAACCCGCCTGAGCTAAGCCTTCGCTCAACCCACACGGATTACTATCAGCTTGGACTGGGCAGCTCAGAAACATGCCGACACCAGAACCGACCCGAGGAAACGAATAAGTGTTCAACCATTTCATAGTCCCCACTTGGGTTACAAGCTCTAGTTAGCTCGACGTTATACGCCCCATTTCGtgtcatatataaacaaacacaaaatgagTAGAGTGACCCGATGTGGGACAAAAGAGTCTTACATTAGTATTGATTCATGAATTATCATTTTTGGTAGGCCAAAAGCCTAATAAAAAGGCCCAATAGTGAAATTGAAGTGACGAAAAGAGCAAATCAATCAAACTTAAGTTCAAGCTTTCTATATTCTCCTCAAAGGTTTCTACTTTCTAATAagattatcaaaatgaaaattttaaaacgttTTGATAAtctggcatatatatataagaagaggTACATAAGATCTAATGTCTTCAAtcacatgtcaatttttttgttgcataaaaaatgcaaaaacttgTTTATGCCACCCACCACATTTGGGCGTGTCTATGTGGCATCAAAGGAGGATGcatctttttactttttttttttatagaagaaagataaatataatCCTCTTGCAATATCAATGGCAATAGGCAATAATCTGTAACTATGGCAATTTTGATTATGTTGAACGTTGAAACTTTTTGGTAATTTTCCCGTTAAAAATGCTACGTAACAGGtcttttcttatatgtttacttctctctctttttttttttttgttgttgttgttgttgtctagaATCTTTTGCATGTGGGTAATGTGTAGAATCTTTCATCTGTTGATGTAGTGTATGACTGTGCATTAAGCTCAAAAGGATAGATTAAAGTTTGGTTATTAGGTAGCAACGTGTACTAGAGTCGGAGGGTTTTGATTGTTGAACTAACCTTAATAAAAATCCATGGATTGACaatataatctttaaaaaacacaataagGTTGAACTAACAAAAGCTCAAGCCAACCATACCGAAACCGTAAATTACACATACCAAAAACCATATATTTGTAATCCTGCCACTATATAAACTCAATCGCACATCTTTGAATTTCTCATCAGCACAAAGCAATACAAGTGAAGCATTTAAGGAGGCTTATCCGTAATCAGAGATTCATTAACACACCCAAAATGGTATCATACAAGTTCTTTCTCGTTGCTTTTCTAGTGAGTCTCTCATTCTTTAATACGATCAACACTTGCTCGGCCTCGCGAAAGCTTCTCCAGCAACAACCTCTTCCTCAAATTCCAAATCTACCTATCCCGACAATGGGACTACCTCCATTGCCGTCAACATTGCCACAACCAACACTACCAACTCTTCCCACAATGCCATCAAGTTTGCCACAACCAAACTTTCCCACAATTCCCACTGCAATGCCTCCAATGCCAACTTTACCTTTATTTCCGACAGTAATTCCTTCTCTTCCAACTAATCTCCCATCCATTAATATTCCATTCTTCTCCCCTCCGCCTTCTACAACTACATCGAGTCCTTGAATTATCACTCCATGTGATTGATGtatcttttattatattattgttgtAATGAGTTGTTTCACTAttcttgtgtgttttggtttggttagttACTCATACCGCTGCTTGATGCTTTGTacctttaatttttgttgtattttgtaatgttttgtgTGAAAAcctatataaataatcattcaaggtaatttgtttgtttcagaaaaGATCCGTTGAGTAAATGAACCGAAAAGATGAAGAACCAATCATAATTTCCCATTGCTTTCATTTAACCAAAGCTTCCTAGTGTGGTTGGACATACTTAActcaaaatttacataaatatactgaaatataacatttttaaacctttaaacttaatcttaaaaaaaacatatttgttaCACATAAATAATAATGTACTGTATATCTCAAATCCTAGCAACAAGGGCTGCGAAAAAAAAACAGGAGAAAGGAAACGTGATCATTGTGATCAATACCAAATTAATGCGTAAAAATTGTACTTTTCTCGTAACGTAGAAGCAGCCCATCAACTTCCACTCCCACAACGTGTCATGATTTTGCTATTCCAAGCTGAAATCGAAAGATTCGGCCACCGAAATATATATCTTCAATATAGGCCTATCCAACTTCCTAACATGTTTTATGCTGACAATATAAACAGcttaaaattttccaaaaatgggagaaacaaaaaaagactagCCGTATAACAAAAATGGTAACAAAAACGCAAGTGTAATATTGTTTGAAATCCTCTTGGccattttctattatatatagatagatgcACCCATCATCGAGTCAGGTGACATTggcatctatatatatctaaagtTATAAGTATTTTAAGTCAATGTTAGCTTCATATTGGGCTGGTCTTGATCCTCTTCTTCACAGGCACTTGAATGTTCTTGACCTCTTTGACTGAGTCTGACGTTTGCTCGGTTTGAACCACTTCTTGATTCctgtttcttttgcttccaacaAACGTCACAGGCGGTAAATCTTGAGGGCCAAGTAACTCGTTAAGTGAATATGACGGTCGTGATGATCCATTAATGTCGATTCTCCTTGCCATGATCCTTTGGAtttctatcatttttttctttcaaaatagcTAAAAAATATGTACCACATCTTCTTACATATTGATTTTTTCCCTTCTTTCAGACATATCATGTATTATTTTCTTggttacatttaaaaaaaaattgttcttacatatatatatactttttaaaaaaagttcaagTTAAACACAGCCACTAATCAAGTTATACTAtacattttttcataaataaagattataaaatattgaaaaggtTAAAAAGATGAACTAAAACTAAGGTCATGAATGGTTGTTGgttttgaaatagtttttagattatggtttttggttttttgattttttggtttttaggttttacaatagatattagtttttgatttttttttttattttttttttctatttacaaattaaaagaaacaaagaaatggaGAAGGATAGTCagtattttcttaaaatctcaaaataagtagattttattttctattaagaatttttaagaaaacctaaaaactagttttcttatttttaaaaaatctatttagtTTAGAATCTTGAAGGGAGAAAAATTAggttttcgaaaaaaaaaaatccaaaaactattgTAGAATCTACTAAGCAAACTACATGGGCcgaaactaatatttttaatcaaaacgcTGCGTTTAAACCCATTTCAAGAATGCTTAATCTAACCGTTAGATCATATCAGTAAGGAGATTAATCGACGGTTGAAATTAATCGGTTAgaggattttaatttttaagtgaCATTTTAAACGAACTTAACAAATAAACACTTTGGTCACAAATCATCACTTCTGATCTCtttgatcttctcttcttcaccaatccCTACTAATCTTGAAACACCATTGATACGATTATGAAGTTGCTCATAGATACTGAAAGTGACTCATCGTTCTCCATTGATGTTGATTTCTTGGATACACTGTTAATCATAAAACAGAAGATCGAGAAGGCTCAAGGTATCCCTGTTTACAAACAAACCCTTTTCTTCAAAGGCAAAGTTCTTCAAGACCAATTTAAGATACGATTTTGCCATATCCTAGGAAACTCTAGTCTCTTTCTCTACATCTCTCCGGACGACAATCCTAATCAGAACGTCAACGACGATCGAGTGCCTCAAACCGAGCAATCTCCATCAAATCCGATTCATCAAGATTTTCCTGTGATGAGCAACACAGACTCAATGAAAGGCTTCCTTGGGATTCAAGATTCGCCGCAGGGCAAAAGCAATCAAGTGCTCCATCAAACAGGGCAATCAAGTGCTTCATCAAACTCATTTGAAGAGACCAGTTACGGTGGGGATGTAGATTTTACGATGGAACAAATCTGTAAGAAGAACCAACATGATAGGCCTGTTACAGTCCAAAGAGTCATGGCGAGGAGAATCGACAGTGGATCATCACGACCGTCATATTCACTTGAAGGGTTACTTGGACCTCAAGATTTGGTGCCTGTGACGGCTGGAAGCAGAAGAAAGATGAATCAGGTGGTTCAAACCGAGATATCTTCACCGTCAGACTCAGTAAAAGAGGTCCTTAGAATTTTAGATTCTCCTGTGACGAAGAAGATCAAGACCATCCTGAGGAACCTGACAGTATTTGTGCAGCCTTTTCAAGAGACCAGGATGATTCCAGTGGTGGTTAACGCAAATGATAAAGTTGAAGAACTGAGGAAAGAGCTTGTTAAGTTGCAAGAGAAGGGTGAGCTAAATCTGCCTCACGAAGGGTATTACTTTATAATCAGAGAGCTAACATTGACCGAAACTGAGTCATTCATGTGGAACCTTGTTGTTGACGACGATACAATTGAGATAATCCGAATTAATCAAACTTAAACTCTTTGGCAGCCTCCTCTGTTTCCTTGTAGCTCTTAGTCTTTCTTGAAGCCTTGTACCAAACTGCCAATATTGTCTTCTTACACATAGAACAATAGCTATATGGTACTTTGTTGAAACGTATAATAAACACATTAATGTTACAGCTTTCAGTCTTTTTCTTGAAGTTATGGGTTCAAAAGTTCTCATTTGTTAGGATGTTTCCAGAGCCATGAAGACTGCGATGCAAGTTCATGTGAGTTTtaagtctatcatcaaaggTTTCCAAGCCAAATAAATAGCAAGTGAAATGTTACACTGTGGGTAGTGTCGAGTTCGATATCTCCTTAAATGAGTTCTCCTCATCGACATATGTGTGTATATGACTTTTTGTGAATTGTTGTGAAAGAACTGAAGCTATATAGCAAAAACGTACGTACCTAtgatttgattctgttttttctctGTCTTGGCCTCGGGATATGATTtaaaaagctttgtctttttGCGATTCTTGGACGCATGCATTGCAGTAGTTTGTGGATGAACAGTCCATATAATATCAGCAAGCAATTCTTGAACAAAGATGTTTACATACACTTTTATAGGCGGCCGAGAAATAACCAACATGTGCAGGTCCTCATGGTCGGTAATTATATATGAGCTAGTTTTATATGATAACCACACAAACTAGTTTTTTAGCAGAAGAGAAAATAGCAATATTTCTCAGGTTTCTATGGATATACGTACAACGTTTGTGAAAAAGGTCGGTCGTCTACTAATTGTTTGTAAATGTGACATACGACATGTAAGcaattttatggaaaatattatGCGTTGCACTTATCTGTTCAATGTTATTTTGACACTTTGTGCACACGAAATCAGTTGAGAGTAAAAGGTACTTCATACAACTGAAAATTAGAAATGATGaactaaaagtatattttatcCCTTTAAGCTAAGGAGAGAAGCTTGTGTGTTATTTGACTGACCTCATGACAAAAAAAGTGCTTAAAGATTTCATAATGACCCAAATATTATATGATTGATCTATGCCTTTGACCCCATGCGATGCATAATCATTTTTTCATGTAATCTtaactattttctatttttatttcatttttatttctttcaaaatggCTAAGAAAAATAAGTCTAGATAAACACAACCACTAATCAATATCCGCGGTAtactatacatttttttaataaaacttacttAATACAAGTGAAAATAAGAATGatgaactaaaaatatattttatttggataGTGAAGAATTTTAAAACCTAcatatagaaaacaatatagtttgataattcgttttttttttttttaaattttgtttatctgCAAGTATGTTACTATTCTGATGttgaaatagaaaacaatgtaGTTTCGTTTTAGGTGAAAAAACTTAAATGTTCTTACAATAATATGTCAAGGtcttcaaataatatttttaatcaaaacgcCGTGTTTTCAATCCATTTCAGGAATGGTTAACCTAACCGTTGGATCATATCAGTAAGGAGAGCAATTGACGGTTAAGATTCGTCGACTAGAGGCTTAAAGTGATCACTGATCTAGTCACAAATGATCACTTTCTCTGTATCTCTCTTCTTTGCTCCATTGATCTTGAAACACCATTGATACGATTATGAAGTTGACCATCGAAACTGAACGTGGCTCATCGTTCTCcatttttgttggtttcttgGATACAGTGTTAATGGTGAAACAGAGGATCGAGAAGTCTCAAGGTATCCCTGTTCGCAAACAAACCCTTTTCTTCCAAGGCAAGTATCTTCATGACCGCTCTGAGATACGATTATGGTATGTCGGAGACAactctcatctctttctctacGTCTCTCCTGACGAGAAGCCTAATCAGAAGAAGAACGATCAAACCAAGCAATCTCCATCAAAGCCAGTTGATGGGTTCGTTAACAAACCATTCCAAAAGATCACGGCGACAAGAATCGACAACGGATCATCACGACCGTTTTATTCACTTGATGAATTACTTGCCCCTCAAGATTTGCCCCTTGTGACGGTTGGAACTGGAAGCAGCACAAGAAGCAGGAATCAAGAACCCAAGAAATGTTCATCGTCAGACTTAGTCAAAGAGGCCGTCATCAACATTACTCCAGATTGGcctttgaggaagaagagaaagatcatcCCGTCGATAAAGATGACAGTATTTGTGAAGACAATTGACGAGACCAGGATGATTCCAGTGGAGGTTAACGCaaatgatgaagttgaagaactGAGGAAAGAGCTGGGTAACTTGCAAGACAAGGGTGAATTAAATCTGCCTCAGGAAGGGTATTACTTTATAGTCAGAGGGCGAACAATGATTGAAACTGAGTCATTCATGTGGAACCTTGTTGCTGACGGCGATACAATTCAGCTTAAACTCTTTGTAGCCTCCTCTTACTATCACAGTAATTGATTAAGATCACTCTGCAAAGAGTAAACACTGAGTGTGTATTAAGGTATGAACCAAAATTTCTTATTAAGATGTTGTATCAAACTGGTGCTGCGGATACTTGACAAGTTCTCATTAGGGTTCAACTCTCTGCAGTCTCCTCTTTCTTAAAGTCTTTTGCTTTGTTCAAAGTTTGCTATCTGTTTCATAGCTTTTGGTCATTGTATGTGTTCCCTCTTAAACGCATAAACCCTAACTAACCAAgcccaaaacaaaaagcataaatgtGATGGCTTAAAACGATGTAAATTTAAAAGGGGGGAAAAAAAATGGTGGTTCAGCTGAGATCGAACCAGCAGGCCATAGTGGTTCTGGGCGGCGCTGAGCTGTAATCCGTCCACTGCTGTAAGCGGTAAGTAATCGCTGCTCTGTGAAGCCAGCCTCACGCATTGCCCTCCAACTTTAGAACCCGCCTGAGCCGAGCCTTCGCTCAACCCACACGGACTACTCACAGCTTGGACTGGGCAGCTCAGAAACATGCCAACACCAGAACCGACCTGAGGAACCGAACCAGTGTCCCACCATCTTATAGTCCCCACTTGGGTTACAAGCTCTCGTTACTTAGCTCGACGTTGTACATTCCATTTGGtgtcatatataaacaaacacaaaatgagTAGAGTGACCGATGTGGGACAAAAGACCTACATTTCGTTTTGATTAGTTATATGACTTATGAGTTAATGTGGGCCAAATCCAGAAAAGAGCAATCAATCAAACTTCTTCATTTCAAGCTCTCTCTATATTCTCCACAAAGCTTTACAATAAggttatcaaaatgaaaattttgaaaggCCTTGATTATCTGGCATATATATACGTACTAATTTTTGATCAACTGTCAAATTTTTGTTGCAAAATTATGCAAACACTTGGTCATGCCAAACAAGAGAACTCACATTCCAAACACATTGTGTGTCTAGGTGGCATCAAAAGAGGATGCATCTTTTACTTTTctaggagaaaaataaatattatcctCTTGCAACATCAATGGAAATGCTGTAATCTGTAAATAGAAATTTCCACATCTTCACTAGATAAGTAGATATAAATAAAACTCTTTGCAGTCtcctcaataaaaaaaactcttgttCATTAAGACCAATCTAATACCGAGGATCAACTCTCTGCAATCTTTTACTTCCTTATAGCTACCGCTCTTTATTGAtcgtttcttgctttttgcaaaaagccaaaaacatatatacttaaGAAGATATAAGACATGTAATTACCTATTTATAATAACAACTTTGACCCCCATGTAatcattttttccattttttttttccaaaatggctcaacttttgttttttatattatatatatatatatatttaaaaagttctgaaattgtattttaatctttttttttttaaagtcaagATAAACACAAACGACTAATCAATCTCCACAATATACTATACATTTGGATCTTTAAAAAACGATAATATGAAAAATAGGAAGATGAACTAAAAGTCTATTTAATTTGGAAAGTGAAGCATTTAAAAAACTACATATAGaaaacaatttagtttttttagataaaagaAATTTAGGAGCTGTTATTGAAGaattgatttctaaatccatatagaattgtaaattaatgaaaatcaaaacacatggattttgaaataacatgttttatccttgaaTTTGAATCTTCTATTTTACACattcaaatctatttaaaacataaggtggattttgaaatccaaaaacaaatcattaaataaataaagattttaacaagtatttgtaaatcatagaaccaatacatagttttgataagtatttcaaaatcaataattaaattacacacgattttggtttggatttccaaatctattaaaatcataaaatcagtAACCTTCTCTTAAATgttcttaaaaataaatgatcaaGGTCTTTAAATGGAGCAAGTTAATGATCAAGGTCCAAATGTTGCGTTTTCAACCCATTTCAAAAATGTTTGATCTAACCGTTGGATCATATGAGTTAGGAGAGCAATCGACGGTTAAGATTCTTCGACCATAGGCTTT contains:
- the LOC104738487 gene encoding uncharacterized protein LOC104738487, which gives rise to MKLTIETERGSSFSIFVGFLDTVLMVKQRIEKSQGIPVRKQTLFFQGKYLHDRSEIRLWYVGDNSHLFLYVSPDEKPNQKKNDQTKQSPSKPVDGFVNKPFQKITATRIDNGSSRPFYSLDELLAPQDLPLVTVGTGSSTRSRNQEPKKCSSSDLVKEAVINITPDWPLRKKRKIIPSIKMTVFVKTIDETRMIPVEVNANDEVEELRKELGNLQDKGELNLPQEGYYFIVRGRTMIETESFMWNLVADGDTIQLKLFVASSYYHSN
- the LOC104738486 gene encoding uncharacterized protein LOC104738486 — protein: MKLLIDTESDSSFSIDVDFLDTLLIIKQKIEKAQGIPVYKQTLFFKGKVLQDQFKIRFCHILGNSSLFLYISPDDNPNQNVNDDRVPQTEQSPSNPIHQDFPVMSNTDSMKGFLGIQDSPQGKSNQVLHQTGQSSASSNSFEETSYGGDVDFTMEQICKKNQHDRPVTVQRVMARRIDSGSSRPSYSLEGLLGPQDLVPVTAGSRRKMNQVVQTEISSPSDSVKEVLRILDSPVTKKIKTILRNLTVFVQPFQETRMIPVVVNANDKVEELRKELVKLQEKGELNLPHEGYYFIIRELTLTETESFMWNLVVDDDTIEIIRINQT